A single genomic interval of Lewinellaceae bacterium harbors:
- a CDS encoding DUF488 family protein: protein MLRITIKRIYEAPSKEDGYRILIDRVWPRGISKEQVKLDEWNKNIAPSTELRKWFDHREERFKEFARRYESELSDAQEDLEHIRHIAKNKKVCLLYGAKDEEFNQAVVLQRILKYKQVTKVCQK, encoded by the coding sequence ATGTTAAGAATAACAATCAAAAGAATATACGAAGCCCCTTCAAAAGAGGATGGCTACCGCATCCTGATTGACCGTGTATGGCCCCGTGGCATTTCAAAAGAGCAGGTAAAACTGGATGAATGGAACAAGAATATTGCTCCTTCTACGGAATTACGGAAGTGGTTTGACCATAGAGAGGAGCGGTTCAAGGAATTTGCCCGGCGGTATGAGTCAGAGCTTTCTGATGCTCAGGAGGATTTAGAGCATATACGTCACATTGCAAAAAACAAAAAGGTTTGCCTTTTGTACGGTGCCAAGGATGAAGAATTCAACCAAGCCGTTGTTTTACAGCGTATTCTGAAATATAAACAGGTTACAAAAGTCTGTCAGAAATAA
- a CDS encoding phosphoribosylpyrophosphate synthetase, with protein sequence MHSYDTVSEAMNNLRKRGYTHDFAIYAEKECLVCGETALNLSPEEFYIDEFYRFEGDSDPGDEMVVYAISSEKYGLKGIVVNAFGTYADSNVSKIVKHLHRHLSI encoded by the coding sequence ATGCATTCCTACGATACCGTAAGCGAAGCGATGAACAACCTACGAAAAAGAGGCTATACACACGATTTCGCCATTTATGCCGAAAAGGAATGCCTTGTCTGCGGGGAAACCGCTCTAAATCTTTCACCAGAAGAGTTTTATATTGATGAGTTTTATCGTTTTGAAGGTGATTCTGACCCCGGTGATGAAATGGTCGTGTATGCCATATCATCTGAAAAATACGGGTTGAAAGGGATTGTGGTAAATGCTTTCGGCACTTATGCCGATAGTAATGTCTCCAAAATCGTGAAACACTTGCACCGGCATTTATCAATTTAA
- a CDS encoding cbb3-type cytochrome c oxidase subunit I, with protein sequence MSIIRKGIRSSYLKWILFGVLTCFAYPIFCQDSANNNSILGEPGIIGTIVLGVTIVIVAAFIVIYRVIALLRKLNENRQLKSWGYLKDFASNLETNELKDVIHRRKSSDKIPVEELSHPSLSENFQAKIKWALIHLEHPQIDDLLNQKLDRLSYQIKGTELGSNLKASDSKGLIVSQTKDIKSPVYDQKQYANFQIVADQDLVKVVLAYIATSVFWLLFGTFIGLLLGVKFILPDLDSLPFLSFGRIRPVHTNTVFWGWTSLAMIGLGYFVVARTSNSKIFNKRWAWIALILMNVSVAVGTIALMSGVNNGGGEYREFIWPIMALFAVGLILTFANYYKMVANRATKEIYISNWYIFGACIWTIVLTIIGYLPFYQEGLGETIIQGYYMHQGVGMWFMTFTLGLVYYYLPSALNKPIYSYSLGILAFWTQMLFYTLIGTHHFVFSPVPWWLQTVAIVFSAGMFIPVLAGTMNFLLTMKGSFNQIGRSYVLPFMLVGVMFYFIGSTQGSFQAFRFTNFVWHFTDFNVAHSHMTMYGIVSFFIWGCIYAIIPKLIGKQPNQLLVGVHFWLSFIGLIAYTFALMIGGTLKGLSWIEGAPFIESVALMVPYWLWRAIGGSFMFFGHLVFWYNIHKVYSNWKGLELEVA encoded by the coding sequence ATGTCAATAATCAGAAAGGGTATAAGAAGCAGCTATCTAAAATGGATACTTTTTGGGGTTTTGACCTGTTTTGCTTATCCGATTTTTTGTCAGGATTCAGCAAATAATAACTCGATTCTGGGGGAACCTGGTATTATAGGGACTATTGTGTTGGGTGTCACGATTGTAATCGTAGCCGCATTCATAGTTATATACCGAGTTATAGCACTATTAAGAAAGCTGAATGAAAACAGGCAGTTAAAAAGCTGGGGATACCTAAAAGACTTTGCCTCTAATTTGGAAACAAATGAATTGAAAGATGTAATCCATAGAAGAAAGAGCAGCGATAAAATACCTGTAGAAGAATTAAGTCACCCAAGTCTTTCCGAAAATTTCCAAGCAAAAATAAAATGGGCACTTATTCATCTGGAACATCCCCAAATTGACGATTTATTAAACCAAAAACTCGACCGGCTATCGTATCAAATAAAGGGGACGGAATTAGGCTCAAACCTCAAGGCTTCCGATTCCAAAGGATTGATAGTTTCCCAAACAAAGGATATTAAAAGTCCTGTTTATGACCAAAAGCAATACGCTAACTTTCAGATTGTTGCTGACCAAGACTTGGTAAAGGTGGTTTTAGCTTATATTGCTACTTCTGTTTTTTGGTTGCTGTTTGGGACGTTTATAGGACTGTTATTAGGTGTGAAATTTATCCTCCCAGATTTAGACTCGCTTCCTTTTCTTTCCTTTGGTAGAATCCGACCTGTACACACCAATACTGTTTTTTGGGGCTGGACTTCTTTAGCAATGATAGGCTTAGGTTATTTCGTTGTGGCCCGAACTTCTAATTCTAAAATATTTAATAAACGGTGGGCCTGGATAGCTCTGATACTTATGAATGTTTCGGTAGCTGTTGGAACCATAGCACTAATGTCAGGGGTTAACAATGGCGGTGGAGAATATCGGGAATTTATATGGCCAATCATGGCTTTGTTTGCAGTAGGACTGATACTCACTTTTGCAAATTATTATAAAATGGTGGCCAATCGGGCAACGAAAGAAATTTATATATCCAACTGGTATATTTTCGGTGCCTGTATTTGGACAATCGTCTTGACAATAATCGGTTATCTCCCATTTTATCAGGAAGGCTTGGGAGAAACGATAATACAAGGGTATTATATGCACCAAGGAGTTGGAATGTGGTTTATGACATTTACCCTTGGCTTGGTTTATTATTATTTGCCCTCGGCTTTAAACAAGCCAATTTATTCCTATTCTCTCGGTATCCTTGCTTTTTGGACACAGATGCTTTTCTATACTTTAATTGGAACACATCATTTTGTTTTTAGCCCAGTACCCTGGTGGCTTCAAACTGTGGCCATTGTGTTTAGTGCGGGTATGTTCATTCCCGTTCTTGCCGGAACCATGAATTTCCTGCTTACTATGAAAGGCAGCTTTAACCAGATAGGGAGAAGTTATGTCTTACCTTTTATGTTAGTCGGGGTGATGTTTTATTTCATTGGTTCGACACAGGGAAGTTTTCAAGCATTTCGGTTCACTAATTTTGTTTGGCATTTTACGGATTTCAACGTTGCCCATTCCCACATGACAATGTACGGGATTGTCTCTTTCTTCATTTGGGGTTGTATTTATGCAATCATTCCAAAATTGATTGGCAAGCAACCTAACCAATTATTGGTTGGCGTCCATTTCTGGTTGTCTTTTATTGGTTTAATTGCTTACACGTTTGCATTAATGATTGGCGGAACCTTAAAGGGGCTGAGTTGGATTGAAGGTGCTCCGTTCATTGAAAGTGTCGCACTTATGGTACCCTACTGGCTTTGGCGGGCGATTGGAGGCTCATTCATGTTTTTTGGTCACCTTGTATTTTGGTACAACATACACAAGGTGTATAGTAATTGGAAGGGGTTGGAATTAGAAGTTGCTTAA
- a CDS encoding Rrf2 family transcriptional regulator, which yields MFSKACEYGIRASVHLARLSEKGERSSLKQVSKAIDSPVAFTAKVLQLLARDGIIHSVHGPTGGYEIPQDRLSKIHLSDIVKAIDGDKVYNGCGLGLKNCNENKPCPLHFQFKAIRDNLKQMLQTTTIQDLANELHQGLAFLKR from the coding sequence ATGTTTTCAAAAGCCTGTGAATATGGAATCCGAGCCAGCGTCCATCTTGCCCGATTGTCCGAAAAGGGGGAACGCAGCAGCCTAAAGCAAGTCTCCAAAGCGATTGATTCACCAGTTGCTTTTACGGCTAAGGTTTTACAATTGCTGGCCAGGGACGGAATCATCCATTCTGTACATGGGCCAACTGGAGGGTATGAAATACCGCAGGACAGACTTTCCAAAATTCATTTAAGTGACATCGTGAAAGCCATAGATGGCGACAAAGTGTACAATGGGTGTGGTCTGGGGCTCAAAAATTGCAATGAAAATAAACCTTGCCCGTTGCACTTTCAATTCAAGGCAATTCGGGATAATTTAAAACAAATGCTCCAAACAACGACCATTCAGGATTTAGCGAATGAACTGCACCAGGGTTTGGCATTTTTAAAACGATAA
- a CDS encoding hemerythrin domain-containing protein: MENKKSAKPIKRHTALQPLSREHHHGLLLSWKIREGLKWNIEPARIKKYTDWFWENHLQHHFAFEEKHIYPILGNSDKMVKRAKKEHGRLRRLFTSPKQPVEVNLSLIEEELVAHIRFEERVLFNEIQKIADEKQLALLENCHQQLSNPEAWEDEFWVKNKN, from the coding sequence ATGGAAAACAAAAAATCTGCTAAACCGATAAAAAGACATACTGCCCTGCAACCTTTAAGCCGTGAACACCATCACGGCTTATTGTTGTCTTGGAAAATACGAGAGGGTTTGAAGTGGAACATCGAGCCTGCGAGAATCAAAAAATACACGGACTGGTTTTGGGAAAACCACCTGCAACACCATTTTGCATTTGAGGAAAAACACATATACCCCATTCTCGGCAACAGCGATAAAATGGTGAAGCGGGCAAAGAAAGAGCATGGCAGGTTGAGGCGATTGTTCACTTCTCCGAAGCAGCCGGTTGAAGTTAACTTATCACTAATTGAAGAAGAGCTCGTCGCCCATATCCGTTTTGAGGAAAGGGTACTGTTCAATGAAATCCAGAAAATAGCCGATGAGAAGCAATTGGCATTATTGGAAAACTGTCACCAACAGTTGTCAAACCCCGAAGCCTGGGAAGACGAATTTTGGGTGAAAAATAAGAATTGA
- a CDS encoding cytochrome c, whose product MFNMSENHRSLALTSFVVFVLLSTIIAIVPAVQMQQSVQPLSKAKDLTTQERDGLHTYIAEGCVSCHSQQVRNIEMDKIWGDRPSLPSDYYYSKQRMGIWRQSPSLLGSERTGPDLTNVGKRQPSQDWHLIHLYNPRIVVKESVMPPYPWLFKEVWKADSTDVKVNVPKKFLKDTSKIVIATEKALHLVQYLQSLQQVDPSFAIDDFIPSTKSKEFEESSVVDAEIDGKSLYIQNCAACHQPSGEGLAGAFPPLKGSPIVMDENYELMVKIILQGYDARPDYGVMPALGEQLSDAEIAAIVNYERNSWGNEAPKVTKGDIKRIRDFVNALNQ is encoded by the coding sequence ATGTTCAACATGTCAGAAAATCACAGGTCATTAGCACTAACATCGTTTGTAGTGTTTGTATTACTAAGTACCATAATTGCAATTGTTCCTGCCGTACAAATGCAACAATCCGTTCAGCCTTTGTCAAAAGCAAAAGACCTGACTACCCAGGAACGGGACGGACTGCATACCTATATCGCTGAAGGTTGTGTGTCATGCCATTCCCAACAGGTAAGGAACATTGAAATGGATAAAATATGGGGAGACCGACCGAGCCTGCCTTCAGATTATTACTATTCAAAACAGCGAATGGGAATTTGGAGACAATCTCCTTCTCTGTTAGGTAGTGAACGAACAGGACCCGATTTAACAAATGTAGGAAAAAGGCAACCAAGCCAGGATTGGCACCTTATTCATCTTTACAACCCACGTATTGTGGTTAAAGAATCTGTTATGCCACCCTATCCCTGGTTATTTAAAGAAGTTTGGAAGGCAGACTCAACCGACGTAAAGGTAAATGTCCCAAAAAAGTTTTTGAAGGATACCTCCAAAATAGTAATAGCCACTGAAAAAGCACTTCATTTAGTGCAATATTTACAATCCCTTCAACAGGTTGACCCCTCTTTTGCAATTGATGACTTCATTCCCTCTACAAAGAGCAAAGAGTTTGAAGAAAGCAGCGTGGTTGATGCCGAAATAGATGGGAAATCACTTTATATTCAAAACTGCGCTGCCTGTCACCAACCTTCCGGCGAAGGACTCGCCGGTGCATTTCCTCCACTAAAAGGAAGTCCAATTGTGATGGATGAAAATTATGAACTCATGGTCAAAATTATTCTTCAGGGCTATGATGCACGACCGGATTATGGGGTCATGCCCGCCCTCGGAGAGCAATTAAGTGATGCAGAGATTGCTGCTATTGTAAATTATGAACGCAATAGCTGGGGCAATGAAGCACCAAAGGTAACGAAGGGTGACATAAAAAGAATTCGGGATTTTGTAAATGCTTTAAATCAATAA
- a CDS encoding group III truncated hemoglobin produces MKKQDDITDIEDIKLLVNTFYGKVRQDDLLADIFNGIIQDRWPAHLEKMYRFWQTVLLKEHTYYGSPFSPHAKLPVSATHFKRWKSLFFETVDEHFSGEKAEEAKWRAEKMAEMFQLKINYYINKEAKPLL; encoded by the coding sequence ATGAAAAAACAAGATGACATAACTGATATTGAGGATATCAAACTACTGGTCAACACTTTTTATGGAAAAGTTCGACAGGATGATTTGCTGGCAGATATTTTTAATGGAATCATCCAAGACCGTTGGCCGGCTCATTTGGAAAAGATGTACCGCTTTTGGCAGACTGTTTTGCTGAAGGAGCATACTTATTACGGAAGCCCGTTCAGCCCACATGCAAAACTCCCCGTGAGTGCCACACATTTCAAGCGATGGAAGTCATTGTTTTTTGAAACGGTAGATGAGCATTTCTCAGGAGAAAAGGCAGAGGAGGCGAAATGGCGGGCAGAAAAAATGGCGGAAATGTTCCAGTTGAAAATCAATTACTATATAAACAAAGAGGCAAAACCACTTTTATGA
- a CDS encoding hexameric tyrosine-coordinated heme protein, translating into MDKWLNSLKTETPQEGFELAIKLTRMGVKYTQPDMEVLKSGRKEYAENAAFLIEASQVVAIHFQTVAKANNYWGK; encoded by the coding sequence ATGGACAAATGGTTAAATAGCTTAAAAACGGAAACACCACAGGAAGGGTTTGAACTGGCAATCAAACTCACACGGATGGGCGTAAAATATACCCAGCCCGATATGGAAGTGTTGAAATCAGGCAGAAAAGAATATGCAGAAAATGCAGCATTTCTTATCGAAGCATCACAGGTGGTCGCCATCCATTTTCAGACCGTAGCTAAAGCTAATAATTATTGGGGCAAATAA
- a CDS encoding cytochrome C, producing MENTDSKNIVKIFLDDEPLPFAELETPTKILFDTTKIPDGKHTLKLVASSSGRREGIKIIPFEVRNGPSISVIGIKENQVVEDQLPVTINAYGSERKEIFVVRGSENPKGIPVWIWVIIILFIGWGLHYLFLYWAKDNYNSFF from the coding sequence ATGGAAAATACAGATTCCAAAAATATTGTGAAAATATTTTTAGACGATGAACCCTTGCCTTTTGCAGAGTTGGAGACTCCGACAAAAATATTATTCGATACTACTAAAATTCCGGACGGGAAACACACCCTCAAATTAGTAGCGAGTTCCTCCGGACGCAGGGAAGGCATCAAAATTATTCCTTTTGAGGTCAGGAACGGCCCGTCTATCTCTGTTATTGGTATTAAAGAAAATCAAGTAGTTGAAGACCAGCTTCCCGTAACTATCAACGCTTATGGAAGTGAGCGCAAAGAAATCTTTGTAGTCAGAGGTTCTGAAAACCCCAAAGGTATTCCTGTATGGATATGGGTGATTATAATTTTATTTATCGGCTGGGGCTTACACTACCTGTTTTTATACTGGGCTAAGGATAATTACAACTCGTTTTTTTAA
- a CDS encoding Crp/Fnr family transcriptional regulator — MIDEKILKDYGAVEKRLAKGETLFLEGEVPVFYYQVLSGTMKMNNYNRNGNETIQAIFTKGQSFGEPAILGDFPFPANAEAVENTHLICLEKDRFIEMLRAHTDICIELLRGISKRLQFKAMIAKEMSGHEAEHRILTLLKYLKSNAKTDGEFRVDITRQTNASLVGLRVETVIRAIGELKRKEEIKVQNRKIYL, encoded by the coding sequence ATGATTGATGAAAAAATACTCAAGGATTACGGGGCAGTGGAAAAACGTCTGGCAAAGGGCGAAACATTGTTTTTGGAAGGTGAAGTGCCAGTGTTCTATTATCAGGTCTTATCAGGCACAATGAAAATGAACAATTACAACAGGAATGGGAACGAAACTATACAGGCAATTTTTACAAAGGGTCAAAGTTTTGGAGAACCAGCAATTTTGGGTGACTTCCCCTTCCCAGCAAATGCTGAAGCCGTGGAAAATACGCATTTAATTTGTCTGGAAAAAGATAGGTTTATCGAAATGCTCCGGGCGCATACTGACATCTGCATTGAGTTACTTCGGGGCATTTCAAAACGGCTTCAGTTTAAAGCCATGATTGCCAAAGAAATGAGTGGCCACGAAGCAGAGCACCGAATACTGACCCTGTTAAAATACCTTAAATCAAATGCCAAAACTGATGGTGAGTTTCGGGTGGACATCACCCGCCAAACTAATGCCAGCCTTGTGGGACTACGGGTCGAGACGGTCATTAGGGCAATTGGTGAGCTTAAAAGAAAAGAGGAGATAAAAGTGCAGAATAGAAAAATATACTTGTGA
- a CDS encoding vanadium-dependent haloperoxidase — protein MKKIYLPLLAFLFIISSCQKDDDVLVTSSPASQYSYNIPLTWNQLFLEVERYSPGYKPPVSARNYAHINLMAYEAIVHGSGGKYRSFSGHFPGLNINEPEYDVEYNWEVCLNAAYEKAFELFFPVAPSEQQFQMLDVSHALRTELQSSVATDIYQRSVEYGQYVAQTIYDWSAEDNWGHEGYLNNNDPAYVPPTGTNLWKPTYPDFLPALLPHWGKVRTFAVLPTDVVSPPPNFSTDPGSQLYQEALETQTLVNEIKAGGNEEDLWIAEFWSDDCPILTFSPAGRWVSINNQLIAIERLDMLETVVAYAKLGMALSDAGVKCWGEKYRFNCLRPIDYIREYMNAPNWNTVMCPDGSGGFYTPNFPTYPSGHATFAAAASMVLEDVFGKNYTFTDRSHEGRTEFKGTPRTFNSFKEMALENAYSRVPLGVHFKSDSDAGSDLGFVIGLRVTHLPWQ, from the coding sequence ATGAAGAAGATTTACTTACCATTGCTGGCGTTCCTTTTCATCATCAGTTCCTGCCAGAAAGACGATGATGTTCTCGTGACCAGTAGCCCGGCGTCACAGTATTCCTACAACATTCCACTGACCTGGAACCAACTATTTTTGGAAGTGGAAAGATACAGCCCTGGCTATAAGCCACCTGTTTCTGCCCGTAATTATGCTCACATCAATTTGATGGCTTATGAAGCAATCGTACACGGTAGCGGCGGAAAATACCGGAGTTTCTCTGGTCATTTTCCGGGACTGAACATAAACGAACCGGAATATGACGTGGAATATAATTGGGAGGTATGCCTCAATGCAGCTTATGAAAAAGCATTTGAACTGTTCTTCCCGGTTGCCCCTTCCGAACAACAGTTCCAGATGCTTGATGTCAGCCATGCTTTACGGACGGAATTGCAGTCGTCAGTTGCGACGGACATCTACCAACGTTCAGTGGAGTATGGTCAATACGTAGCTCAAACCATATACGATTGGTCAGCCGAAGACAATTGGGGACATGAGGGTTACCTGAACAACAACGACCCGGCTTACGTCCCTCCAACGGGAACGAATCTTTGGAAACCGACTTATCCTGACTTTCTCCCGGCATTGTTGCCACATTGGGGAAAGGTGAGGACATTTGCCGTTCTTCCGACCGATGTTGTTTCCCCACCGCCAAATTTCAGCACCGACCCTGGTTCACAGCTTTATCAGGAAGCATTGGAAACCCAGACCCTCGTCAATGAAATAAAAGCAGGGGGGAATGAAGAAGATTTATGGATTGCCGAATTTTGGAGCGATGACTGTCCGATACTCACATTTAGTCCGGCAGGTAGGTGGGTCAGTATAAACAACCAACTCATTGCTATCGAACGGCTGGATATGCTCGAAACCGTTGTGGCTTATGCCAAATTGGGTATGGCATTGTCAGATGCCGGTGTGAAATGCTGGGGCGAAAAGTACCGCTTCAACTGCCTCCGTCCCATTGACTATATCCGTGAATACATGAACGCCCCCAACTGGAACACTGTAATGTGTCCTGATGGTTCAGGTGGGTTTTATACCCCCAATTTCCCAACCTATCCTTCTGGCCATGCGACTTTTGCTGCTGCCGCTTCAATGGTTTTGGAAGATGTCTTTGGCAAGAATTACACTTTCACCGACCGCAGCCACGAAGGTCGGACAGAATTCAAAGGAACTCCCCGAACATTCAATTCATTTAAGGAAATGGCTTTGGAGAATGCGTACAGCCGTGTGCCGCTCGGTGTGCATTTTAAATCAGATTCTGATGCAGGAAGTGATTTGGGCTTTGTCATCGGTTTACGGGTGACGCACCTGCCTTGGCAATAA
- a CDS encoding 5-formyltetrahydrofolate cyclo-ligase, whose translation MKIKKLDEGLSEILQYIIDNEPTIELEVSNVHKDYKLSAKNLCRYLILRSFDLRKYHDTLSDIGLSSLRTAEGYVLSNLYNVVKNLKRIQGMPLKFDNKIELIGYKKSKKLLKKHANNLFNETRKRHFTEIMVTLPNEAAEDKQIIRDMALSGMEIGRINLSHGNLGIWKKMVEIIHEVREETQQNIKIYMDLSGPKIRTSKIEIHGKKGKVRDGIPVQKGEHIILTKRQTLGKKSLFGKTKEQLEKAEVGILLHEIIDDVKEGDVVLFDDGMIKSLVLSKKEDDVEVVITDCYKPRLSSHKGINLPNTTLNLPALTERDIELLPFICEHSDIIGYSFVRKREDVKQLYRELDKINANEIGVVFKIENQEAFENLPEILLEGMGRNKIGVMIARGDLAAEIGFERISEVQNQILWFCEAAHIPVIWATQVLENLAKTGVPTRAEISDAAHGAQAECVMLNKGPYINDAIRVLKGVLIRMEGHSFKQKSELRALNVAKNSIKNFQRTTMTQNIKEQKKYLRQTMLERRNKMPRKERSLLSEKICDQLWNLILEKKIRVIHSYLTMGSEVNVLPLLQKAIDKGITVVVPKTLKKRQMQNLFLTDLKNMEAGIFNTYHPKDAEEYTGEYDLIIVAGLAFDKRGYRVGYGGGYYDTFLAGQPKALKVGVCFPFQMIAEVPVESHDIKLDEILTING comes from the coding sequence ATGAAAATCAAAAAATTAGATGAAGGGCTGTCTGAAATATTACAGTACATAATTGACAATGAGCCAACTATTGAGCTGGAAGTCTCCAATGTACACAAGGATTATAAGTTGAGTGCCAAAAACTTGTGCCGATACCTGATTCTGAGAAGTTTTGATTTAAGGAAATACCACGACACATTGTCTGACATTGGCCTTTCCTCGTTGAGGACTGCGGAAGGATATGTCCTAAGCAATCTATACAATGTGGTCAAGAACTTAAAACGCATCCAAGGGATGCCATTAAAATTCGATAATAAAATCGAATTGATTGGGTACAAAAAAAGCAAGAAGTTATTAAAAAAACACGCCAATAATCTTTTCAATGAAACTCGTAAAAGACATTTTACAGAAATAATGGTCACGCTCCCTAACGAAGCGGCCGAAGACAAACAAATCATCAGGGACATGGCCTTGAGTGGGATGGAAATAGGGAGAATAAATTTGAGTCACGGAAATTTGGGTATTTGGAAAAAAATGGTGGAGATAATCCACGAGGTCCGGGAGGAGACTCAGCAAAACATCAAAATATACATGGATTTATCGGGGCCAAAAATAAGAACTTCAAAAATCGAAATTCATGGAAAAAAGGGCAAGGTCAGGGATGGAATCCCGGTTCAAAAAGGAGAGCATATTATTCTTACAAAAAGACAAACATTAGGGAAGAAATCTTTATTTGGAAAAACAAAAGAACAGCTCGAAAAAGCAGAGGTTGGTATTTTGCTCCATGAAATAATTGACGATGTAAAGGAGGGCGACGTTGTACTTTTTGATGATGGGATGATAAAATCCCTGGTGCTTTCCAAAAAAGAAGACGATGTTGAAGTGGTCATTACAGATTGCTATAAACCGAGATTGTCTTCCCATAAAGGTATTAACCTGCCCAACACCACCCTTAATCTGCCCGCTTTGACTGAAAGGGACATTGAATTACTGCCATTTATTTGTGAGCATTCTGACATAATCGGATACTCATTTGTTCGGAAAAGGGAGGATGTCAAACAACTATACAGGGAGCTTGATAAAATCAATGCCAATGAAATAGGGGTTGTTTTTAAAATCGAAAACCAAGAAGCGTTTGAGAATTTGCCGGAGATATTATTAGAAGGAATGGGACGGAATAAAATCGGTGTAATGATAGCAAGGGGGGATTTGGCAGCAGAGATTGGGTTTGAACGGATTTCCGAGGTTCAAAACCAAATACTCTGGTTTTGTGAGGCTGCACATATACCTGTCATTTGGGCAACCCAAGTGCTTGAAAACCTCGCAAAAACAGGTGTCCCGACAAGGGCCGAGATAAGCGATGCTGCACATGGAGCACAGGCAGAATGTGTCATGCTGAACAAAGGCCCGTATATAAATGACGCCATAAGGGTGCTCAAAGGTGTGCTGATAAGAATGGAAGGGCATTCCTTTAAACAAAAAAGTGAACTTCGGGCACTAAATGTTGCCAAAAATTCGATTAAAAATTTTCAGAGAACAACCATGACTCAAAACATAAAAGAACAAAAAAAATATCTCCGCCAGACCATGCTCGAACGGCGGAATAAAATGCCCCGAAAGGAGCGTAGCCTTCTTTCTGAAAAAATCTGTGACCAACTTTGGAATTTGATTTTAGAAAAAAAGATTCGGGTAATCCACAGTTATCTGACAATGGGTTCGGAGGTAAATGTATTGCCGCTTTTGCAAAAAGCCATCGATAAGGGAATTACGGTTGTTGTTCCGAAAACACTCAAAAAACGGCAGATGCAGAACCTATTTTTGACGGACTTGAAAAACATGGAGGCGGGTATTTTTAACACCTATCATCCCAAAGATGCGGAAGAATACACGGGTGAATACGACTTAATCATCGTTGCCGGGCTTGCTTTTGATAAAAGAGGTTATAGGGTTGGGTATGGTGGCGGTTATTATGATACCTTCCTTGCCGGGCAACCGAAAGCTTTGAAAGTGGGGGTTTGCTTTCCTTTCCAAATGATAGCAGAAGTGCCAGTAGAATCTCATGACATCAAGTTGGATGAGATTTTAACAATCAATGGATAG
- the ric gene encoding iron-sulfur cluster repair di-iron protein, with protein MIIEKEKTIGQIVADDYRTAAIFKSFGIDFCCKGNRTISEVCNQKNISAETLREALEKTIAQERYGSPNFVNWALDLLVDYIEKKHHRYVREKIPELNAYLEKLCKVHGKTHPELFEIKELFKASANELFSHMHKEERILFPAIRAMSEAEMNGRLNIQRPPFGTVGNPINMMMLEHETEGERFRRIAALTDGYSPPADACTTYRVTFALLEEFEEDLHQHIHLENNILFPKAILLEKELSNMENSN; from the coding sequence ATGATTATTGAAAAAGAAAAAACCATTGGGCAAATAGTAGCCGATGACTACCGTACTGCCGCCATTTTTAAATCCTTCGGCATTGATTTTTGTTGCAAGGGCAATCGCACCATTTCAGAAGTATGCAACCAAAAAAATATTTCTGCGGAAACACTCAGAGAAGCACTTGAAAAAACCATAGCACAGGAAAGATATGGCAGTCCAAACTTTGTCAATTGGGCATTGGATTTACTGGTGGATTATATTGAGAAAAAACACCATCGCTATGTACGTGAAAAGATACCCGAACTGAATGCCTACTTGGAAAAACTATGCAAAGTTCATGGGAAAACACATCCCGAACTTTTTGAAATAAAGGAACTTTTCAAAGCTTCCGCAAACGAACTTTTCTCCCACATGCACAAAGAAGAAAGAATACTCTTTCCTGCTATTCGGGCAATGTCGGAAGCTGAAATGAATGGTAGACTGAACATCCAACGCCCCCCTTTCGGGACGGTAGGAAACCCTATCAACATGATGATGCTCGAACACGAAACGGAAGGAGAGCGCTTCAGGAGAATCGCCGCTCTGACTGATGGGTACTCACCGCCTGCGGATGCCTGCACCACTTATAGGGTAACCTTTGCGTTACTTGAGGAATTTGAGGAAGACCTGCATCAGCACATCCATTTAGAGAACAATATCCTATTTCCAAAAGCGATACTGCTGGAAAAAGAATTATCGAACATGGAAAACAGCAACTAA